Genomic DNA from uncultured Acetobacterium sp.:
TTAGACATTTAAAAATGGCCTATAGCCACATCATTAACTCAGATAAGTGTTTTATGGGCAGCTCATCAGGCTATGAACAAGCCCGAGATTCCATTGAATTAACAGCTGTGCTTCATGGTGGTCTGGACGTGATTAAAGAAAAACCAGCACTGATCTGCTTAGTCAACTCAGTGACACCGCTCAAATATGACGACCGGATGCTGGGTGGTTTAATGGCTTATGCGGAAACCGGCCAACCGATGGTCATTGCTTCATTGGTTATGGCAGGCTCAACCGGTCCGGCGACCATGGCAGGCGCATTGTCGCTTCAAAATGCTGAAGTTCTGGCAGGGATTACCCTGACTCAATGCATCAACCCGGGAACACCTGTGGTTTATGGATCAACCTCAGCAGTAACCGATATGTCCACCGGATCATTATCCATCGGAAATCCTGAAAACGCTTTGTTTACTTCTGCAAGCGCTCAGTTCTCAAGATTCTATGGCGTGCCATGCCGCGGCGGTGGTGGTCTAACCGATGCCAAAACCGTTGATGCTCAGGCCGGTTACGAATCGATGATGGTTCTCTTTGCTGCCAGCACTACGGGCGTGAATTTTGTTCTCCATACAGCTGGTATTCTTCAGTATTACATGGCCATGTCTTATGAAAAATTCATGGTAGATGATGAAATTGCTGGGATGGTGTTACGCTATCTTAAAGGTTTTGATACTGACAGTGATGAAAAAATGGCTTATGATGTGATTGAAACAGTCGGTCCTGGCGGCCATTTCCTGACCCAGAAACATACCCGTAAGAACTTTAAAACCGAATTCTTCAGACCGGCACTGAGTGATCGTCAATCCTTTGATGGTTGGTCTAAAGATTCATTGGATACTAACCAACGGGCAAAACTGAAATGGCAGGAAATCCTGGCCAATTACACCCCACCTGAACTGGATCCGGAAGTAAAAGCGAACGTTGAAGCATTCATTGAAAAACGCACCAAAGAATTACTAAAAT
This window encodes:
- the mtgB gene encoding glycine betaine--corrinoid protein methyltransferase; the protein is MLPKFDILTDVQIDKIHKNSLKILQEIGVEFSYDPAIEVFKKHGQRVEGHRVYFDPDFVENMVEKAPAKFTLHARNPEHNLVCGGEDVIYMPGYGAPFVYDADGGKRDATMADYDNFVKLAGASKNMHMTGGTVVEPTDVEDEIRHLKMAYSHIINSDKCFMGSSSGYEQARDSIELTAVLHGGLDVIKEKPALICLVNSVTPLKYDDRMLGGLMAYAETGQPMVIASLVMAGSTGPATMAGALSLQNAEVLAGITLTQCINPGTPVVYGSTSAVTDMSTGSLSIGNPENALFTSASAQFSRFYGVPCRGGGGLTDAKTVDAQAGYESMMVLFAASTTGVNFVLHTAGILQYYMAMSYEKFMVDDEIAGMVLRYLKGFDTDSDEKMAYDVIETVGPGGHFLTQKHTRKNFKTEFFRPALSDRQSFDGWSKDSLDTNQRAKLKWQEILANYTPPELDPEVKANVEAFIEKRTKELLK